From Epinephelus lanceolatus isolate andai-2023 chromosome 5, ASM4190304v1, whole genome shotgun sequence, the proteins below share one genomic window:
- the dhtkd1 gene encoding 2-oxoadipate dehydrogenase complex component E1: MSAVLFLNKSLSRLPPSVARQVVGCCYHTERGVYGYRPKQTERTLKLDSDRIAALNQDHGLARLVEAYRAYGHKAAKINPLLPQKPVTDNIPEINMLNGTITGKLNTSGLRHFGKAEASVEEVQAYLEGAYCGHLSVETSQLSSMEEREWFADRFEGLKKMSFSTEERKKLAKLMLESQEFDHFLATKFATVKRYGGEGAESMMGFFHELFHHSAHSGVTDIVIGMPHRGRLNLLTGLLKFPPELMFRKMRGLSEFPETSPAIGDVLSHLTSSVELDFGAEHPLHVTMLPNPSHLEAINPVAQGKTRARQQLRQEGDYSPEDSAQPGDQVVCLQVHGDGSFTGQGIVPETLTLSNLPHYRVGGSIHLIVNNQVGYTTPSERGRSSLYCSDVGKMVNCAVIHVNGDDAEEVLRATRLAVEYQRLFRKDIILDLICYRQWGHNELDEPFFTNPAMYKIIRSRKSVPDSYSDLLISEGLMTDVERDEIKSKYYSMLNDKLANMTVYSPPPTNLQGRWGDLVEPQARVTTWDTGVPIPLLQFVGAKSVDIPEQVQLHSHLGKTHTQARLNKLEEGTKLDWSTAEALALGSLLSQGFNIRISGQDVGRGTFSHRHAMVVCQDTNDMYIPLNNISPQQTGFLEVCNSPLSEEAVLGFEYGMSIAQPKLLPIWEAQFGDFFNGAQIIFDTFLSGGEAKWLLQSGLVILLPHGYDGAGPEHSSCRMERFLQMCDSKEEGVDGDNVNMAVVNPTTSAQYFHLLRRQMIRNFRKPLIVVGPKMLLRFSGAASSLAEMAPGTSFRPVLGDTSVSPQSVQKVVLCSGKHYYALLKQRETAGANQNTALIRLEELCPFPLDALQQELKKYPNAKEFVWSQEEPQNMGPWSFVAPRFEKQLACKLRLVSRPALPAPAVGIGTLHHQQQEAILTATFS, encoded by the exons ATGTCGGCCGTACTTTTCCTGAATAAGTCTCTGAGCAGACTTCCACCGAGTGTGGCTCGGCAGGTGGTCGGCTGCTGTTACCACACCGAGAGAGGTGTTTACGGGTACCGGCCCAAACAGACCGAGAGGACACTGAAGTTAGACAGCGACCGCATCGCAGCGCTGAACCAAG ATCATGGTCTTGCCCGTCTGGTGGAGGCATACAGAGCATATGGACACAAGGCTGCTAAAATTAACCCCCTACTGCCCCAGAAGCCTGTAACTGACAACATCCCGGAGATAAACATGCTGAATGGCACCATCACAGGAAAACTCAACACCTCAG GTCTAAGACACTTTGGCAAGGCAGAGGCTTCAGTGGAGGAGGTTCAGGCCTACCTGGAAGGAGCCTACTGTGGCCACCTGTCAGTGGAGACCAGCCAGCTGAGCAGCATGGAGGAGAGGGAGTGGTTTGCTGACCGCTTTGAGGGACTCAAGAAGATGAGTTTCTCCACCgaggagaggaagaagctgGCCAAGCTCATGCTGGAGTCTCAG GAATTCGACCACTTTCTGGCCACCAAGTTTGCCACTGTGAAACGTTACGGAGGAGAAGGAGCAGAGAGCATGATGGGCTTCTTCCATGAGCTTTTCCACCACTCGGCCCACAGCGGAGTCACTGACATCGTCATCGGCATGCCGCACAGAGGCCGACTCAACCTCCTGACAGGCCTGCTGAAGTTCCCACCCGAG CTCATGTTCCGTAAGATGCGCGGCCTTAGCGAGTTCCCGGAGACCTCGCCTGCCATCGGTGACGTCCTCTCCCACCTCACCTCCTCAGTGGAGCTGGATTTCGGAGCTGAACACCCTCTTCATGTGACAATGCTGCCCAACCCATCTCACCTCGAGGCGATCAACCCCGTGGCTCAGGGCAAAACCCGAGCCAGGCAGCAGCTCAGACAGGAAGGAGACTATTCACCTGAAGACAGCGCGCAGCCCGGGGACCAAGTCGTCTGTCTGCAG GTCCATGGTGACGGCTCTTTCACTGGCCAAGGGATCGTTCCAGAAACTCTGACCCTCTCAAACCTGCCTCACTACAGAGTCGGTGGGAGCATCCACCTCATTGTGAACAACCAAGTGGGCTACACCACTCcatcagagagagggagatccTCTTTGTACTGTAGTGACGTCG GTAAGATGGTGAACTGTGCTGTGATCCACGTAAACGGCGATGATGCAGAGGAGGTGCTGCGGGCCACTCGGCTGGCTGTAGAGTACCAGCGGCTCTTCAGGAAAGACATCATCCTGGACCTGATCTGCTACCGTCAGTGGGGCCACAACGAGCTGGATGAGCCTTTCTTCACCAACCCGGCCATGTACAAGATCATCCG ATCTCGTAAGAGCGTCCCCGACTCCTACTCAGACCTGCTGATCTCTGAGGGTCTGATGACCGATGTTGAGCGTGACGAGATCAAGTCTAAGTACTACAGCATGCTCAACGACAAGCTGGCCAACATGACCGTGTACAGCCCTCCACCCACCAACCTGCAGGGCCGCTGGGGGGACCTGGTGGAACCCCAGGCCAGAGTCACCACCTGGGACACGGGCGTCCCCATTCCCCTGCTGCAGTTTGTAGGAGCAAAGTCTGTGGACATCCCTGAGCAAGTCCAGCTGCACAGCCACCTTGGAAAGACTCACACACAG GCTAGGCTGAACAAGTTGGAAGAAGGAACCAAACTGGACTGGTCCACAGCAGAGGCCTTGGCTTTgggctctctcctctctcaag GCTTTAATATTCGAATCAGCGGACAGGATGTTGGAAGAGGCACGTTCAGTCACCGACACGCCATGGTTGTTTGCCAAGACACTAATGACATGTACATCCCTCTGAACAACATCAGCCCTCAGCAGACAGGTTTCCTCGAG gtgtgcaACAGCCCGCTGTCTGAGGAAGCGGTGCTTGGGTTTGAGTACGGTATGAGCATCGCCCAGCCGAAGCTTCTGCCCATCTGGGAGGCTCAGTTTGGAGATTTCTTCAACGGAGCGCAGATCATCTTTGATACCTTCCTCTCCGGAG GTGAAGCCAAGTGGCTGCTGCAGAGCGGGTTGGTGATCCTGCTGCCTCACGGGTACGATGGAGCCGGACCTGAACACTCATCCTGCCGTATGGAACGCTTCCTCCAG ATGTGTGACAGTAAAGAAGAGGGTGTGGACGGTGACAACGTGAACATGGCTGTGGTCAACCCCACCACATCTGCTCAGTATTTCCACCTGCTGAGGAGGCAGATGATCCGGAACTTCCGCAAACCTCTCATTGTGGTTGGACCCAAGATGCTGCTCAGATTCTCT GGGGCAGCGTCCAGTCTGGCTGAAATGGCACCAGGAACGTCTTTCAGACCAGTGTTGGGTGACACTTCAGTCTCACCTCAAAG TGTCCAGAAGGTGGTGCTGTGCTCTGGGAAGCATTACTACGCCCTGCtgaaacagagggagacagcAGGAGCCAACCAGAACACAGCGCTCATCCGACTGGAGGAGCTGTGTCCGTTTCCACTGGACGCTCTGCAGCAGGAGCTCAAAAAATACCCCAACGCCAAAG